A single genomic interval of Xyrauchen texanus isolate HMW12.3.18 chromosome 8, RBS_HiC_50CHRs, whole genome shotgun sequence harbors:
- the LOC127647565 gene encoding cytochrome P450 3A27-like, producing the protein MIDLTSLSVTWTLVALIITLLFIYGVWPHGFFNKLGIPGPRPLPFIGTFLSYRKGICNFDMECAKKYGKIWGIFDGRLPILMVTDLEMIKVIMVKECYSTFTNRRDTNADLAGPFADGVSIVKDERWKRIRGSLSPYFTSGRLKELFPLVVTHAERFIQNMKKRDQEQPIKIKDAVAPYSLDVVTSSSFSVDIDSINNPEDPFVTNIKKFFQFHLFSPLLLLFTLFPFTAKLLGKIGIRLFSESSLNYFYSVLRKIKDQHSKESNGRIDFLQLMIQGQISDSQAENTTGDQPVKGLTDHEILSQSFIFILGGYDTTSTTLTFLLYNLATNPDSLQKLVEQIDENFPSNTPVTYDALMKMDYLEMAINESMRLLPTAPRLERACKKTVELNGVTIPKDTVVGIPTYVLNRDPQLWESPDEFRPERFSPESKADVNQYAFMPFGLGPRNCIGMRFALMIMKLLVVKLLQNFTVETCKETQIPLELNAIFQPKVPITLKFIPRSHRDREE; encoded by the exons ATGATTGATCTCACGTCTCTGTCAGTCACCTGGACCCTGGTGGCACTGATCATAACTCTCTTATTTAT TTATGGTGTTTGGCCACATGGATTTTTCAACAAGCTGGGTATTCCAGGACCAAGGCCTTTGCCTTTCATTGGCACATTTCTTTCATACAGGAAA GGTATTTGCAATTTCGATATGGAGTGTGCTAAGAAATATGGAAAAATATGGGG GATCTTTGATGGAAGGCTCCCAATTCTAATGGTCACTGACCTGGAAATGATCAAAGTAATTATGGTGAAAGAGTGTTATTCTACATTCACCAACAGAAGG GATACAAATGCAGATCTGGCTGGTCCCTTTGCTGATGGAGTATCTATAGTTAAAGATGAGAGATGGAAGAGAATTCGTGGTTCACTCTCTCCATATTTTACAAGTGGCCGACTTAAGGAG CTATTTCCTTTAGTTGTGACGCATGCAGAACGTTTTATTCAAAATATGAAAAAGAGAGACCAGGAACAACCAATTAAAATAAAAGA cgCTGTCGCACCATACAGTTTGGATGTTGTCACCAGCTCTTCCTTTAGCGTTGACATCGACTCCATAAACAATCCAGAGGACCCTTTTGTTACTAATATCAAGaagtttttccagtttcatttgttcAGTCCTCTCTTACTGCTATTTA ctcTCTTTCCCTTTACAGCAAAGCTTTTGGGCAAAATTGGTATACGTCTTTTTTCAGAGTCAtctttgaattatttttacagtgttttgagAAAGATAAAGGACCAACACAGCAAAGAATCAAAT GGGCGGATAGACTTCCTGCAGCTCATGATCCAGGGTCAAATATCTGACAGTCAAGCTGAAAACACTACAGGTGACCAGCCAGTAAAAG GTCTTACAGACCACGAGATCCTCTCCCAGTCCTTCATTTTCATCCTCGGAGGTTATGATACTACAAGCACCACTCTCACTTTCCTCCTCTATAATCTTGCAACTAATCCAGACAGCCTGCAAAAGCTGGTTGAACAGATTGATGAAAACTTTCCCTCTAAT ACTCCTGTTACATATGATGCTTTAATGAAAATGGATTACTTGGAAATGGCCATCAACGAATCAATGCGTCTCCTTCCCACTGCTCCACGTTTAGAGAGGGCCTGTAAAAAGACTGTGGAGCTCAATGGAGTGACCATACCGAAGGACACTGTGGTTGGAATTCCCACATATGTTTTAAATCGTGACCCACAGCTCTGGGAGTCCCCGGATGAGTTCAGGCCAGAGAG GTTCAGCCCCGAGAGTAAGGCAGATGTCAACCAGTATGCTTTTATGCCTTTTGGACTCGGGCCACGAAACTGCATTGGAATGAGATTTGCCCTAATGATTATGAAACTTCTTGTTGTGAAGCTGCTTCAGAACTTCACTGTGGAAACATGTAAAGAGACACAG ATCCCTCTAgagttgaatgccatttttcaGCCAAAGGTTCCCATAACACTGAAGTTCATACCAAGATCTCACAGGGATAGAGAAGAATAA